In the genome of Oncorhynchus clarkii lewisi isolate Uvic-CL-2024 chromosome 4, UVic_Ocla_1.0, whole genome shotgun sequence, one region contains:
- the LOC139406776 gene encoding sterol carrier protein 2-like has product MVVSNFKMRESQVVSSQRIQAVNTNAESSLERFKAYAVFQEIKKKLEEDGESFVKKIGGVFAFKVKDGPDGEEATWIVDVKNGKGCVHNDTAKKADCTIAMLDADLLSLMTGKMNPQTAFFQGKLKITGNMGMAMKLQSLQLQPGKAKL; this is encoded by the exons ATGGTTGTTTCAAATTTCAAAATGCGCGAATCACAGGTTGTAAG ctccCAGAGAATCCAGGCAGTTAACACCAATGCAGAGAGCAGCTTGGAGAGGTTCAAGGCCTATGCAGTCTTCCAGGAGATAAAAAAGAAGCTGGAGGAG GATGGGGAGTCATTTGTGAAGAAGATTGGGGGGGTGTTTGCCTTCAAGGTAAAGGATGGTCCGGATGGTGAAGAGGCGACCTGGATAGTGGACGTGAAGAATGGCAAGGGTTGCGTTCACAATGACACAG CAAAGAAAGCGGACTGCACCATTGCCATGTTGGATGCAGACCTGCTGTCCTTGATGACGGGGAAAATGAACCCACAGACA GCGTTCTTCCAGGGCAAGCTGAAGATCACAGGGAATATGGGAATGGCCATGAAGCTCCAGAGTTTGCAGTTGCAGCCAGGCAAAGCCAAGCTGTGA